In Methylocystis echinoides, one genomic interval encodes:
- a CDS encoding hybrid sensor histidine kinase/response regulator has product MNFLERPVPKRTLVSTLRAAIEARRLQYIIRDALETAESAGRKKDEFLATLAHELRNPLAPIRSAVYVLRRLNGDDAASREKASSLISMVERQVDHLVRLVDDLLEVSRISTGKITLQRRVVNLADIIERAVEISEPLIKSEQHELVVSLGDERLAVNGDPVRLAQVFANLINNAAKYTPRGGRIEISLRRERQTAVVSVRDNGMGILPGMLPRVFELFSQSYRARGRDQGGLGIGLALVRSLTEMHEGRVEARSGGAGQGSEFVISLPVVVTRGERAKVESNAYTPSTSRRVLVVDDDKDVADSFVVLLQSLGAETRVAYSGAEALDGMAAFKPHLAFLDIGMPEMDGYEISRRIRLSPGGENIVLVALSGWGSEKDRQLTLEAGFDCHYVKPISFETLAKILASDALDNLSPGRICPEESGALP; this is encoded by the coding sequence GTGAACTTCCTCGAACGTCCCGTCCCCAAACGCACGTTGGTCAGCACCCTGCGCGCCGCCATTGAAGCCCGGCGCCTTCAGTACATCATCCGCGATGCGCTCGAGACCGCCGAATCAGCCGGCCGTAAGAAGGACGAGTTTCTCGCTACGCTGGCGCATGAACTGCGCAATCCACTGGCTCCCATTCGCAGCGCCGTCTACGTCCTGCGCAGGTTGAACGGCGACGATGCGGCCTCCAGAGAGAAAGCCAGCTCGCTCATCTCGATGGTTGAACGTCAGGTTGACCACCTGGTCCGGCTCGTCGACGATCTTCTCGAAGTGTCTCGCATCAGCACGGGAAAAATCACACTGCAGCGGCGGGTCGTGAACCTCGCGGACATCATCGAACGGGCGGTCGAGATCAGCGAGCCTTTAATCAAGTCTGAGCAGCACGAACTCGTCGTATCGCTGGGCGACGAACGCCTCGCGGTCAACGGCGATCCTGTGCGTCTCGCGCAGGTCTTCGCCAATCTCATCAATAACGCAGCGAAATACACCCCACGCGGCGGACGCATAGAAATTTCACTGCGGCGCGAAAGGCAAACCGCCGTCGTCAGCGTGCGCGACAATGGGATGGGCATTCTTCCAGGAATGCTGCCGCGCGTCTTCGAACTTTTCTCCCAATCCTATCGCGCCAGGGGCCGCGATCAGGGCGGTCTCGGCATCGGCTTGGCCCTCGTCCGCAGCCTAACTGAAATGCACGAAGGCCGCGTCGAAGCTCGCAGCGGCGGCGCCGGTCAAGGCAGCGAGTTTGTCATATCTCTGCCCGTGGTCGTCACGCGGGGCGAGCGCGCAAAGGTCGAGTCGAACGCCTACACGCCGTCGACCTCGCGTCGGGTGTTGGTTGTCGACGATGACAAAGACGTGGCCGACAGTTTCGTCGTATTGTTGCAATCGCTCGGCGCCGAGACGCGCGTTGCTTACAGCGGCGCCGAAGCGCTGGACGGCATGGCTGCATTCAAGCCCCACTTGGCGTTCCTCGACATTGGAATGCCAGAGATGGACGGCTATGAAATCTCGCGTCGAATACGCTTGTCCCCCGGGGGAGAAAACATCGTTCTCGTCGCGCTGAGCGGATGGGGCAGCGAAAAGGACCGCCAGCTTACCCTGGAGGCCGGGTTCGATTGCCACTATGTGAAGCCAATTAGCTTTGAGACGTTGGCAAAAATTCTCGCGTCAGACGCCCTCGATAATCTGTCGCCGGGACGGATTTGTCCGGAGGAGAGCGGCGCGCTGCCTTAG
- a CDS encoding ATPase domain-containing protein encodes MFRVYRPWIAAMSVTILETPRFRSGVPGLDEVLKGGLPRGALLLVEGPPGSGKTTIALQFLLEALRRGETCLLASNAETPEQLGSIAASHGWSLDGVQTTHLADDAREADAASDYTLFPEAEVEVGETLSHLFAEVERLRPTLLVLDTISSLRVLAPTPAFYRRQLKRIRDFMAARACTTVMLDEASMTEKDLRSQTLADGIIELHQADYTYGADRRRLRVRKMRGCRYLSGAHDFVIATGGIVVYPRLIAQSYVSLASTEPLQCGIGQIDALTGGGLPRGSSTLVVGPAGIGKSTITTLYAFAAATHAEKSSLLLFDESVETHLTRSHGLGLDLAGARDAGRLYIDHLDPAELSAGQIAHLLVRQVEEENVKVVVIDTLNGYLQSAMEEPTVLLHIRELVSYLNRRQVVTLLTLTQHGILGPEMTAPIDLSFLADNVFLLRYFETEGTIRKALSVVKKRSGKHEHTIREFILQPGGVRVSEPLTGFTGVLTGTPVYSSAPGTRGLE; translated from the coding sequence TTGTTTCGCGTCTACAGACCCTGGATCGCCGCAATGTCTGTTACCATCCTGGAAACGCCCCGGTTTCGCTCCGGCGTCCCTGGTCTCGACGAGGTCCTGAAGGGCGGGCTTCCGCGAGGCGCGCTATTGCTGGTCGAGGGGCCTCCGGGTAGCGGAAAGACCACGATTGCGCTGCAATTCCTGCTCGAGGCGCTCAGGCGTGGCGAGACCTGTCTGCTCGCATCGAATGCAGAGACGCCTGAGCAACTCGGATCAATCGCGGCTTCGCACGGTTGGAGCCTGGACGGCGTCCAAACCACTCACTTAGCGGACGACGCCCGCGAAGCGGACGCCGCCTCTGATTACACGCTCTTTCCGGAGGCCGAGGTAGAGGTCGGAGAGACGCTTTCGCATCTTTTCGCTGAGGTCGAGCGGCTACGGCCGACTCTGCTCGTCCTCGACACAATTTCGAGCCTTCGGGTTTTGGCGCCGACGCCGGCCTTTTATCGCCGGCAACTGAAGCGTATTCGCGACTTTATGGCCGCACGCGCGTGTACGACCGTGATGCTGGACGAAGCCTCCATGACCGAGAAGGACCTGCGCAGCCAGACCCTCGCCGATGGAATAATTGAACTGCATCAGGCGGATTATACTTATGGCGCGGACCGAAGACGGCTGCGTGTGAGGAAGATGCGCGGCTGCAGATATCTCAGCGGCGCGCATGATTTCGTCATCGCAACGGGCGGGATTGTCGTCTACCCGCGCCTCATCGCCCAGAGCTATGTGAGCTTGGCCAGCACTGAACCCCTGCAGTGTGGAATTGGGCAGATCGACGCCCTCACCGGCGGCGGGCTTCCACGTGGCTCCAGCACCCTCGTTGTCGGACCTGCGGGCATCGGCAAGTCAACGATCACGACGCTCTACGCGTTTGCAGCCGCCACGCACGCCGAAAAGAGTTCTCTTCTCCTCTTCGACGAGAGCGTCGAGACTCATTTGACCCGGAGCCACGGTCTGGGGCTCGACTTGGCGGGGGCGCGGGACGCGGGACGGCTTTACATAGACCATTTGGACCCGGCGGAGCTTAGCGCTGGCCAAATTGCCCATCTTCTTGTCCGGCAGGTCGAGGAGGAGAATGTCAAGGTCGTGGTGATTGACACCTTGAACGGCTACCTTCAGTCGGCAATGGAGGAGCCCACGGTTCTTCTGCACATCCGTGAGCTCGTCTCCTACTTAAACCGCCGACAGGTTGTGACGCTCCTGACCTTAACCCAGCACGGCATACTCGGTCCCGAGATGACCGCGCCGATCGATTTGAGCTTTCTGGCCGACAATGTCTTTTTGCTGCGCTATTTTGAAACGGAAGGGACGATCCGAAAGGCGCTGTCCGTGGTCAAGAAGCGTAGTGGGAAGCACGAGCACACCATCCGTGAGTTCATTCTGCAACCGGGCGGCGTCCGAGTGAGCGAACCCTTGACCGGCTTTACTGGAGTGCTCACAGGCACGCCGGTTTATAGCAGCGCACCGGGGACACGGGGGCTTGAATGA
- a CDS encoding catalase, with translation MTNGRADIDFVGSGGETHQTASASMERLTTNHGVAISDNQNSLRAGGRGPTLLEDFAFREKIFHFDHERIPERIVHARGSGARGYFELTKSLANYTRAKVLTEVGQKTQVFVRFSTVAGGAGSVDTPRDVRGFAVKFYTKEGNWDLVGNNIPVFFIQDAIKFPDLIHSVKMEADRGYPQAASAHDTFWDFISLSPETTHMLLWAMSDRAIPRSLRMIEGFGVHTFRLTLDGGESHFVKFHWRPKLGLQSTCWDEAVKIAGADPDFHRRDLYEAIASGNFPEWDLGVQIFTEEQALQFPFDVLDATKLVPEEMVPVQVVGHLVLNENPDNFFAETEQVAFLPSNMPPGIEASEDPLLQGRFFSYQDTQLSRLGSTNFHQIPVNRPKGCPFHNMQRDGHMQTMVPMGRANYEPNSLAEAGEPGGPRETPSGYRTHPVPTEGVKARVRSETFADHYSQARLFYRSQSNVEQQHIASAIVFELSKVQIPAIRGRILQNLLNVDVTLVEGVSRGLGIKAPTEPAPRAAEIVDMTPSPALRLIDKYPPTLEGRCIGILVTDGADGKLLEALISAVTKARASAKIVSSRIGGVMLKDGSTLQADAQLQGSPSAIFDAVVLLVAKEGASALLADRAAINFVSDAYAHLKAIAVTPEARAILDKADVKADEGVVDASKAAAFVKAAAKRYYAREATIHAP, from the coding sequence ATGACGAATGGGCGAGCTGATATCGATTTTGTTGGAAGCGGCGGAGAGACCCACCAGACGGCCTCGGCGTCCATGGAACGACTGACAACCAATCACGGCGTTGCTATCTCTGATAATCAGAATTCGCTCCGAGCAGGGGGGAGAGGCCCGACGCTGCTAGAGGATTTCGCATTCCGTGAGAAGATCTTCCATTTCGACCACGAGCGTATTCCTGAACGGATCGTCCATGCCCGCGGCTCGGGCGCTCGTGGATATTTCGAACTCACGAAGTCGCTCGCGAATTATACCCGCGCGAAAGTTTTGACTGAAGTTGGGCAAAAGACCCAAGTGTTTGTGCGATTCTCGACCGTCGCCGGCGGAGCGGGCTCCGTCGACACCCCGCGCGACGTCAGGGGCTTCGCCGTCAAGTTCTACACGAAGGAAGGAAACTGGGATCTTGTTGGAAACAACATTCCCGTTTTTTTCATCCAGGATGCCATCAAATTTCCGGATCTCATTCACTCTGTAAAAATGGAGGCCGACAGAGGGTATCCGCAGGCGGCGTCCGCTCACGATACATTCTGGGATTTCATTAGTCTTTCGCCGGAAACCACTCATATGCTGCTGTGGGCAATGTCCGACCGCGCAATCCCACGATCGCTGCGCATGATCGAAGGGTTTGGCGTTCACACATTTCGTTTGACGCTGGACGGCGGCGAATCCCACTTCGTCAAATTTCATTGGCGGCCCAAGCTTGGATTGCAGTCGACCTGCTGGGATGAGGCGGTGAAGATTGCAGGCGCAGACCCGGATTTTCATCGCCGCGATTTGTATGAAGCGATCGCGAGCGGCAATTTCCCCGAGTGGGATCTCGGCGTGCAGATCTTCACTGAAGAGCAAGCTCTGCAGTTTCCTTTTGACGTGCTCGACGCGACAAAACTCGTGCCGGAAGAAATGGTTCCGGTCCAGGTGGTTGGACACTTGGTTTTGAATGAGAATCCGGACAATTTTTTCGCCGAAACAGAACAGGTGGCGTTTCTGCCATCAAACATGCCGCCCGGGATCGAAGCGTCCGAAGACCCATTGCTTCAAGGTCGCTTCTTTTCCTATCAGGATACGCAACTCTCGCGTCTGGGAAGCACGAATTTTCATCAGATCCCGGTCAATCGCCCAAAGGGGTGCCCGTTTCACAATATGCAGCGAGACGGCCACATGCAGACGATGGTTCCCATGGGCCGGGCCAACTATGAACCAAACAGCCTTGCAGAAGCGGGCGAACCGGGTGGGCCGCGTGAGACGCCGTCAGGATATCGGACACACCCTGTCCCGACCGAGGGCGTCAAGGCGCGGGTGCGTTCGGAGACTTTCGCCGACCATTACTCCCAGGCGCGGCTCTTTTACCGCTCACAGTCAAATGTCGAGCAGCAACACATTGCATCCGCAATCGTCTTTGAACTTTCGAAGGTTCAGATTCCCGCTATCAGAGGCCGGATCCTACAAAACCTGCTCAATGTCGATGTTACTCTCGTCGAGGGGGTATCGAGGGGGCTCGGCATAAAGGCCCCGACCGAACCCGCGCCGCGCGCCGCCGAAATCGTCGACATGACGCCGTCGCCGGCGTTGCGTCTGATTGATAAATATCCGCCGACGTTGGAGGGTCGCTGTATTGGAATCCTCGTTACGGACGGCGCAGACGGGAAGCTGCTGGAGGCGTTGATAAGCGCCGTCACAAAAGCCCGCGCGAGCGCTAAAATCGTCTCCTCGAGGATCGGTGGAGTGATGCTGAAGGACGGTTCGACCCTTCAAGCCGATGCGCAACTTCAGGGAAGCCCGTCGGCGATATTTGACGCTGTGGTCCTGCTCGTCGCCAAAGAAGGCGCTTCAGCGCTGCTCGCAGATCGCGCCGCTATTAATTTCGTGAGCGACGCCTATGCCCATTTGAAGGCGATTGCGGTCACGCCAGAAGCCAGGGCTATTCTGGACAAGGCCGACGTCAAGGCAGACGAGGGCGTCGTAGACGCCTCGAAGGCCGCCGCCTTCGTGAAGGCCGCAGCAAAACGCTACTATGCACGTGAAGCGACGATCCATGCTCCGTAA
- a CDS encoding putative zinc-binding peptidase yields MKAFYCQNCGHTVVFENTICISCDRHLGYDPTRDRMVSVEADGGGWRTHDAAPERYRFCKNWEMRGCNWLIALDSKEEFCEACRHNRTIPNISDPASAVAWQKIELAKRRLLYSLIKLGLPHPSAADEDPEPLIFDFLEPEHSRPVFTGHDCGVITISLAEADDAAREKTRQDMGEPYRTLLGHFRHEIGHYYWDRLVRDDNAIQQFRSMFGDERVDYEASLKRHYEAGPPADWQDRYISAYASTHPWEDFAETFAHYLHIVDTLETGRAAGLTLRRADGKAAAVAFDPYRFPKMADMLDHWLDLAFALNNIARAMGQADLYPFVISPTVSEKLGFVQTVIQSKADELTSHGESMQPHSMMAVAPRMNAG; encoded by the coding sequence ATGAAAGCGTTCTACTGTCAGAATTGCGGACACACGGTCGTATTCGAGAATACAATCTGCATAAGTTGCGACCGCCATCTCGGGTACGATCCCACGCGCGATCGAATGGTGTCTGTCGAAGCCGACGGCGGGGGATGGCGCACCCATGATGCGGCTCCAGAGCGGTATCGCTTTTGCAAGAACTGGGAGATGCGCGGATGCAATTGGCTGATCGCGCTCGACTCCAAGGAAGAATTTTGCGAAGCGTGCCGCCACAATCGGACCATTCCAAATATATCAGATCCCGCCTCCGCTGTGGCGTGGCAGAAGATCGAGCTGGCGAAGCGGCGGCTTTTGTACAGCTTGATCAAGCTCGGACTCCCGCATCCGTCTGCGGCGGACGAAGATCCGGAGCCGCTTATCTTTGACTTCCTGGAGCCCGAACATTCCAGGCCAGTTTTCACGGGGCACGATTGCGGCGTTATTACAATCTCTCTCGCTGAAGCCGATGATGCAGCGAGGGAGAAGACGCGACAGGACATGGGCGAACCTTACCGAACGCTTCTGGGGCATTTCAGGCATGAGATCGGCCATTACTACTGGGACAGGCTGGTTCGGGACGACAACGCAATCCAGCAGTTCAGGAGCATGTTTGGCGACGAGCGCGTAGACTACGAAGCCTCCCTGAAACGACATTACGAGGCGGGCCCTCCAGCCGATTGGCAGGATCGCTACATCAGCGCCTATGCCTCTACCCATCCATGGGAGGACTTCGCAGAAACATTCGCGCACTATCTACATATTGTCGACACGCTCGAAACCGGAAGAGCCGCGGGCCTCACTCTGAGACGAGCAGATGGCAAGGCGGCCGCCGTTGCATTCGATCCCTATCGGTTTCCAAAAATGGCGGACATGCTCGACCATTGGCTCGATCTGGCCTTTGCGCTCAACAACATCGCGCGTGCGATGGGACAGGCGGATCTTTACCCCTTCGTTATTTCTCCGACCGTCTCCGAAAAGCTGGGCTTCGTACAGACCGTCATCCAGTCGAAGGCCGATGAATTGACCTCCCACGGCGAATCAATGCAGCCACACAGTATGATGGCTGTAGCGCCTAGGATGAACGCAGGATAG